A window of Grus americana isolate bGruAme1 chromosome 15, bGruAme1.mat, whole genome shotgun sequence genomic DNA:
GTTATTTGAGCATTGGTAAcctgtttttgtctttttcattttgctccCCTTTGCTTCATCCTGGATGTCTAAAAGGACAGTTGGAGCCAATAAATGAGGTGAGTTAATCTGATGATTCACTCTCCACTGTCTTCTCGCTCCATCCTGAGGGGATTGTCTCGTATTTTCTGACTCTTTACTGATGTCCTAGATATAAGTAATGCACTGCATTTTGGGCTggtaactttattttttgtgtgtgtgtgcaatgtTCAGATTTTGTTTATGGAAAAAACCATGTGTTTtactggagggggaaaaaaaaaaagttcctgcGGAGTCTTCTCTGCAGATCCGCGTTCCTCAGGGGAAACCCCGTGCGTGGTGTGATAGTGCCCTTGTATCTGCACGCTCGTGAATACTGCAAATGTCTCAAGTATTTTGGGGGGATATCTACGGAGAAAATCTCCCATGCTTTATTTCTAAAGCTTCTTAGGAACATTTCAAGGTCATACACAATCGGAAAGCGATTTGACCCTGGATGCGTAcctgctgtgctcctgcagctgcgTGTCTCCCCTCCGTGACTACGGAGCGATGCCCTTTATTAGCAGTGCCCTTGCGCTGCTTAATGAGCCGCCTTATGAACCGCAGAGGGTGGAGCTGGCGCGGGTGGGAAATGGGCTGAGGGTTGGCTTTCTGCTCCTCCTGAAGCAAGCAGAGCTTCGGAGTGGCGGGATGGCGTGGAAGTGGGGCGGCGGGCTGGTGCTCACACCCCGTGGTTGTAACAGCGGAGGAGCACCGTTACGGGTGATACTGCCACCGCGGAAACCtaagaaatgaaatacttttctgGGTCaagtaacttcttttttaaaaaaccccaacaaattgTCGAAGGCTCTTCATTAAATTAATCATCgcagcagaggggaggcacGCGGATCGTGTGCTTTTGCTAATCCGTTTTAGTGGCGAGCTTGTTGGGCTGTAATGCTGCGTGTGGATGGATCCTACAAATCCTGTGTGCTGATACATCTACAGGGACAAAGAGTGTTCACATTGTGGTGTTAATTAAATAGACCCATGCCGGCTTAAATCCGAGCTTTCACTTACCTTCTGTTTTTAATTCCTTCCGTTGAACAGTTGCCGATGTATTAGTTTGTTGATGTGcgtgaaagaaaaagcatgtttgGGCTCTAGCGTATCGCTGTGCCATAGCGTTTTGTAAATCACCCTCTCGCCAACCTACATAATAATACATTGCTACTAGAGGGAAAATACCTGCGGTGAATGCTTATTTTCCTGCCTTGTTATGGCATCAGTGAAGTTGGGCTGGTAACTGCATAGCACTTGTCTGTTGATATAGATGGAATAAATACAGTTCTTAATGCTCTGTTGCAGAAGCACCAACATAAATACAGCTGAATGTTATTTCTCAATAGCTATTGATGGGTTGTAATCTTGTACTTTGGTTTCCAATGGCTTCAGGGTCTGCTCGCTAGGATCTCGGATCTCTTGCTGTGCCGGTGGACTTGTAGAAATTGTTGTCAGAAGTGTTTCGACTGTAGCTGTTGTCAAACAAATGAAGATGAAGTTGAAATCCTGGGACCTTTTCCTGCTCAAACTCCAGCCTGGCTGTAAGTTTAGATGCACAATTTCATAGCTTTAACCGAGGAGCAGGGCTGTTCAGCTGCGATGAGAGTATTGATACGCAATGGCGATAGGACGTTCAGAGGATGCCGCGCGGGAAGGAGGAACCTTCTGCTGAGGGTGGGAACACGGGCTGGGTGAAAAAGGGCAGCCCTGTAAGCTCAAATGCTAAGGTTAGTCTTTGTAAAACACTTGTCTGATGAGTAAGACAGAAGTTATTTTGTAAGCTGGCGTAGCGAGCTGATAACTGGTTCAGTTGTGCACCCCGTTCTAAAGCTGCTTTTCATCTCCAGTCCTGTTTCCTCTTCAGACGGACCAGCCCTGTGGAGCGCTTCAACGTAGCTGAAATGCTGATGAGGTGGTTTCGAAACATTTTCCTATCCTAGCGTGAAGGTGGTTATCTCataggcagaggaaaggcatACCTCGTGCGTGCTCAAGAGGGGAAATTCATCTAAAGTTTCGTTTAGCAAGATCTCCTGCGCCATCTTAGTACCCTTCAAGATTCCCTCTTGAATCATTAAAAACCAGCGGCGATGCCGGGTTTTTTCTGGGGCTTTGATTGGTGTTTTTGCAAATCCCTTACAAAGAAAGTCAGTGAAACCTTCCCTGTTTTATTCCCCCTCGTTTGGGAATTTGCAGCACAGAGGGGACCCTGTGGAGGCGTTAATGAAACCAAGAAGGGAGCGGAGGTCTTTTAGCGTCTGCTCTGCCGCCTGGGCTGTCGTCTGTGAGAGCAGGTCGTTTGATGGACGCGGCTTCGGTGTGTCCAGTCGCTGTGGCACAGGAGATGCCTATTTAGCGCATCATACGATGCTCAGAAGTTGGTACCCAGGCACTGAGACAGTTAATTGTATCTACTCCTGCGAGTGCCTACTGTTACTCTGCGTCAGGTCTGGAAGGTCCATGTCTTGGTGCTGCAGGAAATAAATTGTCTCATGTTTAAATTGCAGTCTTGTCTATATGCTCTTCTGAATCCGGGTAGAATAGGATGGTAATTAATActgaagcaataaaaatagaGATGTTCAAGATGTGTTTGAGTGGTTTTTAAATGTGGAGCAGCATATTTAAGAGTCTGATATATGCCTAGAAATGGATTCACCTGCAATTAATgggaaatggaaacaaaatcaaTGCTAAATAGGAAAGCGTTGCGCACAGGAGAACACAGTGATGAGGTTGCAATATTGGACGTAGAACGATTGCTGCAGGAGCAATTACATACTTGGGAACAAGTAGCTGGGCTCGTTGTGAGAGGATGCTTCGGAGTTCCTTGGGTGCGCTGAGGAGCAGAAGGGACATCCTGTGTGTTTGGGGGCGTGGGGTGATTGTCCCACGGTGTAGGTTTTGTCTGCTGGATCCATCTGGCTGGCCAAAGGGGCGTTGTAAGCACTGAAGCGCTGTTCTTCGTTTGATCTCAAAACTCGGATGTGTGGTGACTTTGCAGATGAGCTGGACTTTGCCACAGGCAGAGAACATGGAGACCTTTGGACTCGTGAAATGCTCTCTCCAGCCCGTGTTGTTTTCCCCCAGTCCTGCTCCATCTGAAAGCCTCTACGGTCAACTTATCGGAATGGCCTTACGCAGGGGACAGTGCGCtctgggggatgggggggaaaaagcccaGTTCTTCAACCGTGTTGCACTTTATGCTGCACCTACTCGTGCTAGCAGCTCTGGGTAGGTCCCAGGACCCCAGCCCAGGTCATGCATCCACCTCTCCTTCCAGCTTCAGGCAGTCTGGTGCAGTTAGGGTCTCCCTGTTGTGCTCTAGTGCTGAGAGAAGGCGAGTTCCCAGAGGCGGTGCCCGAGAGGGGCAGCAGGCATCCAAGAAGAGGACACGCAAGCGAAGTAGCCTTGCTTTGCGAGGAGACGTGGGTGCTCAGGGTCGCTGAAGTCACCATCTCCTCTGGCGCTGTTGCGAATCCTGTGGTCTCTAAGGACGCCTGTGAACACGTTGATGTGGAAGCTGAAGATCAGGCTTTGCTTGCTTGGAAAGGCTGATGGCTCCTCTTCCTGACCTGGGGTGGACCCAGGGTGGTGCCGGGGAAGATGGTGATGCTTTCAGCTTCCAGGCTGACTTGGTTGGAAAAACGGTGAGGGAACCCAGAAATGAGTTGGGCAAGGAGGACacagagagcagaggagaggggatgCGAGGGGGAGGAAGCGAGCCTGCAGAGGAACGAGGCTGTGGAGGACGAAAAGAGAGTAGAAGGCAGGAGACAGAAACGGTGATTTTGTTTGCTGATCAATAGGAGGGCTACgctttttgtgtgtgcaggTTTAAGGTGGAAACAATCCCGTGCAGCTCAGAATTCAGAAGCCAAAGGAGGTTTCTGTTTTCACCGTGTTGATCTTATACTCTTAAATCTCCACATGCGTTTTTGGAGGTCGTAACCAATGTCTGGAGTTAGATGTGTGAGCAGAGTAAGGGTTTGGAATTGGTCTCAGAATAAGGTGTTTAATGGGGATGTTTTTAAGTGCTCAGAGATCTGCTTATGGCAATTGACcccttgtccttttttttttttttattttatttttgaaaagggGAGGTTTTGGATTCAGTGGAAACCCCTAAAATGAAAGACTGATTGGACACCACCATATTCTGCATGTAGATGCGTGCGTTGAATTTGGGAACAAATCAATTTATTGTATTCCCTGCTCGTAacctgaaagtattttaaaaacacatccAGGTTTTCAGCCGAGATCTTTCCCCCTTCTTCGTGGGCCCAGGACACTGGTATAATGCAGAATGCAACGTGCTCCTTCCTCACCTCCCCACCCAGTCCCCGGGGGAAAACCGCTTTTATGGTTTTCATCGGCCTACCAGCAAACATCCGGATGGCCGTGCTTAATAATCCATCCTTTAGGTTTTGCCCGTAGGTTTTCCCTTTGGCAGCTCTGAGACACCTCAACATCCTGGAAATTCAGGAAGGGATGTTAAAGCTGCAGGTTTAAGCCCTTCCTCTTGGGAGACTGTggatttttctcactttctgataatttatttttttttcttacagtggcaacttaggaaaaaaaaattcgtGCTGAATTGAGTCTAATTGTATTGACCTGAATGCACGGTGGCTTCTTGTTATGCCACGAGGAGCGCTTGCACCTTGGTCTTTGTAGCGCTGGGCTGTGAGCGAGGGTGTCTGTCGGCGCTGCCTGTTGCGGAATATTGTGCCTAAACCCCAAAGATAAACGGTGCGCGGTCTGTGAGACTGAACTGAAATCAGGACGCGACTCCTCTTCCCAAAGGTTCGGATTAAACAGAAACAGAGCTGCTTTAACCAGAGCCAAAGtttatttgaggaaaaattatTGTGGCTCAGTAGCAATTTCCTTACTAAAGGTCATCTGTATGTTATTAACTCACTATTACGTTTACCCGTTGTAGAACATCCTTAATGCCTCTCTTCCTGATTCCCTTTTCACCCTGCCTTCTCCTCGCTCTGTGCGCCTGCTTCTCAAACACCAGCGTATCCCAACGCTACCTATGGTTGCGTAGACCCGCATTTAGGCGTGAAAAAGCTGTTTGTGCTCCAAGTACTGATTATATGTCAAACTGCATGATTTGGACTGCCTTTAATGGGCTGCAGAGTTGTGCAAATATCGTACGCCCCTTTTAGCACAGGGTTTGGGTTTGATTAttagcagatttatttttttaatgtggatgAGTTGTGTGACTCTGCGCTGCTGAGATTTGCATGGATCCCGCTGTGAACTTTGTGAATTGGGGTAAGAAATTCCGGTTTCAATCTATTTTGTATTTGGGGGGGCCTTTCCTGTGAGCTTACTGCTTTTTGCAGAATACGTTTATCGCTCTAGTCCAGTCGTTGGTTACTGAAGCAAATGATTCCACGTGCTGCGTTTACACCCAGCCGAGCTGTGCCCGTAGAAGGGCGAATCGGGAGCGCAGCTCACCCGGCGTTCCTCTTTGCATTGCTCATTCCATGCCGGCGCTTTCCTTCTGATCTGCTGCTATTTTTTGGAGTACTCCGTCTTGTGGATTAACCCAAAGGCTTATTTTGCGTGACGCGCACCCTGCGTCACGTACCCTCGTGTGCTTTTACTGCCGCAGGCAGATGTCTGCCAGccgctcccctctgcacggccAGCGGGAGGTTCATCTCCTCCGCTTGTTACTGCCTGCTCTTGCTCTTCGTCTGGTCAAGGTTGGGAGGTCCCGGCTGCTTTTGTGAGCCGCTGTGGCTGCGACGCGTTCAGGTTTTTAACCAGAATGTGGTTTTATATGAAAACAACAtagattatatatataaaccaaAATGGCAGTTACCTGTGGGCTGCTTTATGATGCCAGCCTTCTGTCGCGTCTTCTCACAGATGCTGCAGCTCTCACCGCACCTTGCTTTGTTCTTTAGATCCTGCCAACTTCCCTGCTCCCACCGAGACCCCTGGGCAGTGAAATTGCTATCGTGAGAGTCACCTCTGCTTTATGGAAGTGGATAGAAAGCAGCCAATTAGTTACAAAGTCACGTCAATAAATAGCTGTTAGTGACCTGTATTTCTAAGACCGAGTTTTGAAGCCTTAGTGGCGTACCTGCAAAGCGACATCTTACGGAGAGAGGTGTGTGGTAGGGTTGAGATGGCTGAGCGTGGTGGTTTCCCATGCTGGTTCCTTCCTAGTGAAGGACGTGCTCCCAAAGCGTAGCTGTGAATTTACAGCAATAAGCTAAtgtttgggggtggtttttttttccctttcttttttgttaaagaCAAATATAATACTTCTGATCAGGATCTGGGCCGCACATGCCGGTGGGGCCTGTGTCGTGCTCTAATACTGATATAACTCTGTCTGAAAGGCAGGGAGGAAGATAAAGAATCTGGTTTTTACATAGGTCTGAAGTCAGTTGCTCAGCGTTTTGCTTGCCAGAGAGATCAGGAGATGCCCTGCAGCATCCAGGGATGTGCACCCAAGATTAGACCCAGGATATCAGaaggcatttttattctgtatataCTCCTTTTACTGGGTTGAATCACCCAAAGGTCTCTCGTTATAACAGGATAAGCAGCCAGAATGAGGACAAAGATGGAGACTCTGATAATACAATCAGTGAGCTGCCTCCCGCTCTTCAGGATGTTTCCCCTGACAGACGGCGGTCGTCTTCAGATGCATCACGGTCCGCTTACAGCCTCACCAGGCGGATTTCAAGTAAGGTCGTCCTTCCAACATTAATGTAATTCTTGTGGGGAAGAAAATCAAACTGTGGTGCTTGCTCTTTCATCTTTTAGACAGGGAATCAAGTCAAGTTGAAGGTACCTTGATTAATATCTCATCCTGTTCTGCAGGAACACGGTGGAAGGGGCCAGCCCTGTTTCTCTTGCTGAAGCATGTGCATGGTAATTGCATGTGAAAGTGGACGGTTGGGGGAGAGAGAGTTGCTGAGCTTGCACTTGAGCGTAACTGAGGGTGCGATTAATTGTTTGCAATGCAACGGTGAAAAGTCCCACTGGGGAGCCTGCCGTGCTGGGCATCGCACAAACGCGCGATAGCCGTGCCCGGAGAAGCACAAGTTGACTTGCGCCTGTAACGGCTTCAGTTGAGTTTCTAACAGTTGTATTTGTGCATTTCTCTCGTTTAGGTTTAGAGTCGAGGAGGCCAAGTTCTCCGTTAATTGACATTAAACCTATCGAGTTTGGAATAATAGGAGCTAAGAAAGAAATAGTTCAGCCGACTATCCTGCGAAAAACCTATACCCCGGATGACTATTTTAGAAAATTTGAACCAAGACTGTACTCCCTTGACTCGAATAGCGATGATATGGACTCCTTGACAGATGAGGAGATCTTATCGAAGTATCAGCTGGGCATGCTGCATTTTAGCACTCAGTACGACCTGTTGCATAATTATCTAATAGTGCGAGTCATTGAGGCTAAAGATCTGCCCCCTCCGATTTCTTACGACGGTGCAAGGCAAGACATGGCTCACTCCAACCCCTACGTGAAGATCTGCCTTCTTCCCGATCAGAAGAACTCCAAGCAGACCGGAGTGAAACGCAAAACGCAGAACCCGGTGTTTGAAGAGAGGTACACATTTGAAATCCCCTTTTTAGAAGCCCAGAGAAGAACTCTGCTTTTAACCGTAGTGGATTTTGACAAATTCTCACGCCATTGTGTTATTGGCAAAGTGTCAATGCCCTTGAGCGATGTAGACCTTGTGAAAGGCGGACACTGGTGGAAAGCCCTTGTGCCTAGTTCGCAGGTAACAGCATTTATCAGATTATCGCCACAATTTTTCTCGCTGTTTTTTTTGTGCGGTTCCTTTGCTTGTTGGCACGTAATGCAGTTTCTAATTAGTCATTGCCATTTCGTTAGTACAGCATCCGCCGGGTCGAAATGATGTTGGGCCTGTAAGTGGTCTTAGGGCTAATAGCGTGAGGTAGAGGAGCTGTCCTCCTTGCCATTCAAAGGAGGTGGCACGGCAAAAGACCCTGTGCCAACTCTAGTGAGAACAAATCCAGACTGCTTTTGAAGCCTGCGCCTTTCGGAAGCTCTTCCTTGTCACTGCAGTGACCTGCGTCCTTTCCTCGACGCCGCAGTGACGCCGTCCCACCCGGGTCACCCCTGGGGTGGTTAACGTGGCTGTGCTTTGGGAGCATGAGTTAAACCACTGGTGCCGGTTCAGTAATGATTTGATTCAAGAAAGCGTATAGAAGACAAAATCTCTGCAGGCTCACGGCGTAATGCACAAGCGAAAAGCGGCAAGGTAGCGGTAGATGTATTTTCCTCATGTCCCTGAAGGAAATAAACTTGCCGTAGATTTTGTCTGATGGAAGTGGCACGTTGCGTGCGTGCGGGTTTGGGCGTGCAGTCTGGACTAGATTCGACCGTCCGATGGGACGGGAAGAGGAGATGCAGAGGGTCCGTGTGCTTCCGTCTCTGTCCCGAGGAAAGGGCCCCGGGCAGTGCCACCGCCTCGCCCGCCAGGAAAAGAGCTGTTCAACGGGAAGGTCTGAGCTTTGCAACCAGGAGCGGCCGTTAGCTACCGCATTTACTACCGGCA
This region includes:
- the SYT17 gene encoding synaptotagmin-17, with the protein product MAYIQLEPINEGLLARISDLLLCRWTCRNCCQKCFDCSCCQTNEDEVEILGPFPAQTPAWLISSQNEDKDGDSDNTISELPPALQDVSPDRRRSSSDASRSAYSLTRRISSLESRRPSSPLIDIKPIEFGIIGAKKEIVQPTILRKTYTPDDYFRKFEPRLYSLDSNSDDMDSLTDEEILSKYQLGMLHFSTQYDLLHNYLIVRVIEAKDLPPPISYDGARQDMAHSNPYVKICLLPDQKNSKQTGVKRKTQNPVFEERYTFEIPFLEAQRRTLLLTVVDFDKFSRHCVIGKVSMPLSDVDLVKGGHWWKALVPSSQNEVELGELLLSLNYLPSAGRLNVDIIRAKQLLQTDMSQGSDPFVKIQLVHGLKLTKTKKTSCMRGTIDPFYNESFSFKVPQEELENASLVFTVYGHNVKSSNDFIGRIVIGQYSTGAPESNHWRRMLNAHRTAVEQWHSLRSREECDRVSPASLEVT